The following coding sequences lie in one Lolium perenne isolate Kyuss_39 chromosome 2, Kyuss_2.0, whole genome shotgun sequence genomic window:
- the LOC127329645 gene encoding xyloglucan endotransglucosylase protein 7-like encodes MASNGKRTLMVILCSVLLAAGVARGGNFYQDVDITFGDWRAKILGGGDLMTLTMDKASGSGFQSKNQYLFGRWDMKMKLIPGNSAGTVASFYLSSPPQGLHHDEIDFEFLGNLDGKPYTVQTNIFSQGVGGREQQFRMWFDPTKDFHTYTIVWNPINILFYVDGTPIREYRNRQADTGVPFLTQQPMRVYASLWNGEAWATGGGSIKTNWTCAPFVASYKGYTATGCVSSQDPAACASSTGAWMHQQLDTAEQARLRQVQKNYMIANYCTDPWRKYPRPDCKY; translated from the exons ATGGCGTCCAATGGAAAGAGAACATTGATGGTGATTCTGTGCTCTGTGCTGCTGGCTGCCGGCGTGGCCCGCGGCGGCAATTTCTACCAGGACGTGGACATCACGTTTGGCGATTGGCGCGCGAAGATCCTCGGCGGCGGCGACCTCATGACGCTGACCATGGACAAGGCCTCCGGCTCCGGGTTCCAGTCCAAGAACCAGTACCTGTTCGGCCGCTGGGACATGAAGATGAAGCTCATCCCCGGCAACTCCGCCGGCACCGTCGCCAGTTTCTAC CTTTCGTCGCCGCCTCAGGGGCTGCACCACGACGAGATCGACTTCGAATTCCTGGGGAACCTGGACGGCAAGCCCTACACCGTGCAGACCAACATCTTCAGCCAGGGTGTGGGCGGCCGGGAGCAGCAGTTCCGCATGTGGTTCGATCCAACCAAGGACTTCCACACATACACCATCGTCTGGAACCCCATCAACATCCT GTTCTACGTTGACGGGACGCCGATTCGGGAGTACCGGAACCGGCAGGCGGACACGGGGGTGCCGTTCCTGACGCAGCAGCCGATGCGAGTGTACGCGAGCCTGTGGAACGGGGAGGCATGGGCCACCGGCGGCGGGAGCATAAAGACGAACTGGACATGTGCGCCGTTCGTGGCGTCGTACAAGGGGTACACGGCTACCGGGTGTGTGTCGTCGCAGGACCCGGcggcctgtgctagttccactgGCGCGTGGATGCACCAGCAGCTGGACACCGCGGAGCAGGCCCGCCTCCGGCAGGTGCAGAAGAATTACATGATCGCCAACTACTGCACCGATCCCTGGAGGAAGTACCCGAGGCCCGACTGCAAGTACTAG